One Phoenix dactylifera cultivar Barhee BC4 chromosome 8, palm_55x_up_171113_PBpolish2nd_filt_p, whole genome shotgun sequence genomic window carries:
- the LOC120111508 gene encoding protein PIN-LIKES 2, giving the protein MIFAAMDQIKNRHEDLLSAVVPLMKLLCLTVIGLILAHPKTQVVPRATFKLLSKLVFALFLPCLIFVHLGESVTLDDVLLWWFVPVNVLISTAIGCALGYIVAIICRPPPQFFRFTVIMTGFGNTGNLPIAIVGSVCHSSDNPFGPDCHRTGIAYVSFAQWVAVILVYTLVYHMMEPPMRYYEIVSEGNEIEEEHINNISRPLLHEAEWPGMVDKGTEHSKTPFIARLFMSISGSSQNTFPDLDLTEEGGAGVGPSSPKSLRCLAEPKVVRRIRTVAEETPIQHIMQPPTIASLLALIVGMVPLFRDFVFGTDAPLSFFTDSLEILAGAVVPSVMLILGGMLAEGPNDSALGTRTMIGIAVARLLVLPLVGIGVVALAGKLNFLVQGDQMYRFVLLLQYTTPSAILLGAIASLRGYAVKEASALLFWQHICAVASLSVYIVIYFKLLSYV; this is encoded by the coding sequence ATGATTTTTGCCGCAATGGATCAAATTAAAAACCGACACGAGGACTTGCTGTCGGCCGTGGTGCCCCTGATGAAGCTTTTGTGCCTCACGGTCATTGGCCTCATACTCGCCCACCCGAAAACCCAAGTTGTGCCAAGAGCCACCTTCAAGCTCCTCAGCAAGCTTGTCTTTGCTCTCTTCCTTCCCTGCCTCATCTTCGTCCACCTCGGCGAGTCGGTCACCCTCGACGATGTACTGCTCTGGTGGTTTGTACCTGTCAACGTGCTTATCAGCACGGCCATAGGCTGTGCCCTTGGTTACATAGTCGCAATCATATGCCGCCCGCCGCCCCAATTCTTCCGGTTTACTGTGATCATGACTGGATTCGGCAACACTGGGAACCTTCCAATTGCTATTGTTGGATCCGTCTGCCATAGCTCAGACAACCCGTTCGGACCGGACTGCCATAGGACGGGCATTGCCTATGTCTCTTTTGCCCAGTGGGTTGCAGTGATTCTTGTCTACACCTTGGTCTATCACATGATGGAGCCGCCTATGCGATACTATGAGATAGTCTCGGAGGGGAACGAGATAGAAGAGGAGCACATTAATAATATTAGCAGGCCCCTGCTTCATGAAGCTGAATGGCCTGGGATGGTAGACAAGGGGACAGAACATTCGAAGACGCCATTTATTGCCAGATTGTTTATGAGCATTTCAGGATCGTCGCAGAACACTTTTCCGGACCTTGATTTAACTGAGGAAGGAGGTGCTGGTGTGGGGCCTAGCAGTCCGAAGTCCCTTAGATGTTTGGCAGAGCCCAAGGTTGTTCGACGGATTAGAACTGTGGCCGAAGAGACTCCAATCCAACACATTATGCAGCCTCCAACCATTGCTTCTCTGTTGGCGCTTATAGTAGGGATGGTTCCCTTATTTAGAGATTTTGTATTTGGGACTGATGCGCCACTCTCTTTCTTCACAGATAGTTTGGAAATTTTGGCAGGAGCAGTGGTTCCCTCAGTGATGCTGATTCTTGGAGGAATGCTTGCGGAAGGTCCTAATGATTCAGCTCTTGGTACCAGAACTATGATTGGGATCGCTGTGGCAAGGCTGTTGGTGCTTCCACTTGTGGGGATTGGCGTGGTTGCTTTGGCGGGCAAATTGAATTTTTTGGTTCAAGGAGATCAGATGTACCGCTTTGTACTTTTGTTGCAGTACACAACACCAAGTGCTATACTGTTGGGCGCCATCGCTAGCTTGAGGGGTTACGCTGTCAAGGAAGCTTCGGCGCTCTTGTTCTGGCAGCACATCTGTGCAGTAGCATCTCTTTCAGTCTATATTGTTATTTACTTCAAGTTGCTCTCCTATGTTTGA